From the genome of Ignavibacteriales bacterium:
CACGTTCATCGATCGACGGGATAGAGAGGATTTCTCCTGCCTGCATGAAGTGTTTCGCGTCCCGGAAGATCCAGGGGTTGTTGATCGCGGCACGAGCGATCATGACACCGTCGCAGTCGGTTTCGTCAAACACTGCGCGAATTTTCATCGGAGTATCGAGGCCGCCATTCACAAAAATGGGGATATTGACTGCAGCTTTGACGTGCGGGATCCACGAGAAGTCGGGATCTCCTGAGTGCCCCTGTGAGCGCGTCCGGCAGTGAATTGTGAGCCCTTGGGCGCCTGTCTGTTCGATCATCCTGGCTACGTCCACAATTCGGATGCTCTCAGAGTCCCAGCCTAGCCTTGTCTTCACTGTCACAGGCAGTTTCACGTTCTTGACGACGCTTGTGACGATCTTTTCCATCTGCGGCAAATTCTTCAGCAGTCCCGCCCCCGCCCCGCGCATGGCGATGTCCTTGACCCAGCAACCGCAGTTAATATCGATCAGATCCGGCCCGTAGCTCTCCGCGATGGATGCGGCCTTTTCCATCGAGGCCTCTTCTCCACCGTAGATCTGGATGGCGAAAGGACGTTCCTCCTCCCGAAACTCGAGCTTTCGCTTGGTCTTCAAGTTATCCCGGATCAGGCCTTCGGAGTTGACGAATTCCGTATAGACGATATCGGCTCCGAGTCTCTTGCAGACGAGGCGAAACGCCAGGTCCGTGACGTCTTCCATCGGCGCCAAAACAATCGGCTTCTCTATGTCAATATGGCCAATTCGCATTCGAACCTTACATCCCCTTCTTATTCCAACGTATCTTGATTACCGACGTTCTACAGCTACATAGTCGCAATCTTGTCGACAATCGCATCGGTCATCTCAATAGTGCCAATGTAGCGGTCCGGGTTGAGATCACGCGTCACGTTCTTCCCTTCTTGTATGACTTCAGCTATCGCCCCCTGTATTTTCGCTGCGGCACCGAGTTCACCCAAATGATCGAGCATCATGGCCCCTGCGAGAGCCATGGCGCAAGGATTGGCAATGTTCTTACCCGCAATATCCGGTGCGCTTCCATGAACGGCCTCGAAGATCGCTGCATCATAGCCAATGTTCGCTCCCGGGGCAAGGCCAAGTCCTCCCACGAGTCCGGAGCAAAGATCCGAGAGGATGTCCCCAAAAAGGTTGGTTGTGACAATAATGTCAAACTGGTGCGGGTTCAATACCAGCTGCATAGCCATGTTATCGACAATCCGATCGTTACACTCAATGTCTGGGAACTCCAGAGCGACCTTCTTTCCCACTTCCAGGAAAAGTCCACTCGTGTACTTGAGGATGTTTGCCTTGTGGACAATGGTCACTTTCTTTCTCTTGTGCTTCTGGGCGTACTCAAACGCTGCCCGAACGATTCGCTCGGATCCCGCTCTTGTCACCACGCCGATTGTCTCCGCTGCACTTTTCTTGGTGTCGATATAGTGCTCAATGCCGGAATAGAACTCCTCCGTATTCTCTCGAAATACAATGAGGTCAACGGTCTTAAACGTTGATTTGACACCGATAAATGACTTCGCAGGTCGCAAATTAATAAAGAGGTCAAACTCCTTGCGAAGAGCAACGTTCACGCTGCGGAACCCTGTCCCTATCGGGGTCGTCAAGGGCCCTTTCAATGCGACCTTGTTCTGTGCTACAGAATCAATTACCTGTTGGGGAAGTGGATCCTTGTACTTCTCAAGCGCCGGGATCCCGGCT
Proteins encoded in this window:
- a CDS encoding isocitrate/isopropylmalate family dehydrogenase, translated to MHTITLIPGDGIGPSISESTQRIIEATGVQISWEFQEAGIPALEKYKDPLPQQVIDSVAQNKVALKGPLTTPIGTGFRSVNVALRKEFDLFINLRPAKSFIGVKSTFKTVDLIVFRENTEEFYSGIEHYIDTKKSAAETIGVVTRAGSERIVRAAFEYAQKHKRKKVTIVHKANILKYTSGLFLEVGKKVALEFPDIECNDRIVDNMAMQLVLNPHQFDIIVTTNLFGDILSDLCSGLVGGLGLAPGANIGYDAAIFEAVHGSAPDIAGKNIANPCAMALAGAMMLDHLGELGAAAKIQGAIAEVIQEGKNVTRDLNPDRYIGTIEMTDAIVDKIATM
- the dusB gene encoding tRNA dihydrouridine synthase DusB encodes the protein MRIGHIDIEKPIVLAPMEDVTDLAFRLVCKRLGADIVYTEFVNSEGLIRDNLKTKRKLEFREEERPFAIQIYGGEEASMEKAASIAESYGPDLIDINCGCWVKDIAMRGAGAGLLKNLPQMEKIVTSVVKNVKLPVTVKTRLGWDSESIRIVDVARMIEQTGAQGLTIHCRTRSQGHSGDPDFSWIPHVKAAVNIPIFVNGGLDTPMKIRAVFDETDCDGVMIARAAINNPWIFRDAKHFMQAGEILSIPSIDERVRVLIEHLNLSIELKGERKAVIEFRKYYAGYLRNLPNASRIRSELMQYVEISPIVDHILQYVAWLKSTEPVGVAV